The DNA region CAGACTTTACGAATGAGCAGGCGAAGGCGATGGAAGAAAGCCATGTGGATCAAATGCCCGAACCTGGGCGGGTGGGCGAGAACACGTTTGTTGTGCCGATCGGTCCGCAGCACCCTGCGTTGAAGGAGCCTGGACATTTCTCTTTTACGGTGGACGGCGAGATCGTCACGGCGGCGAAGATGCGTTTGGGCTACGCCCATCGCGGAATTGAAAAAGCCGCCGAGAGCCGAAGCTGGGTTGAGAATTTGTATCTCTTCGAGCGTGTGTGCGGTATCTGTTCGCATACGCACGCGATGGCGTTCAGCACGGGCGTGGAGCAACTGGCAAAGGTCGAGGTGCCGATGCGCGCGCAAGCCATCCGCGAATTGGTGGCGGGACTTGAGCGTGTTCACAGTCATTTGTTATGGCTGGGCGTCGCCGCACATGAAGCGGGTTTCGATACACTCTTCATGTACTCATGGCGCGACCGTGAAACTGTAATGGACTTGCTCGAGCAGATCACGGGCAACCGTGTGAATTACTCCGCCAATTTGCTGGGCGGTGTGAAATGCGACATTGGCGAAGAACAATCAAAAGCCATCAAGGAAGGGCTTTCGTATCTGGAGACGCGCATCCGTCACTACCTTGAAGTGGTCACCACCGATGCGATGTTCCTCAACCGCACGCGCGGCATTGGCACGATCACCGCACCTGAAGCGGAGCGTTTTGGTTTACTCGGTCCCACCGCCCGCGCGTCAGGCGTGATGCGCGATGTCCGCGTGGAAGCGCCTTATGGAGCGTATATCCGTTATCCTGTCAGTCTCGTCACCGAAACGAACGGAGATTTGGAAGCGCGCTGTGTGGTGCGTTTGAAGGAATTGCTGGTCAGTTGTTTTGCCATGCGTTCCATTTTGGATAACATGCCAGATGGTCCGCTCACAGCGCGGATGCCGCGCAAAATTCCAGCAGGCGAAACCGTTGCCCGC from Anaerolineales bacterium includes:
- a CDS encoding NADH-quinone oxidoreductase subunit C is translated as MSIEQKLQTAEQLLAPWNKETIRPEENRLDVVIQPEALHEAVSVLHEAKWGYLSAITGMDMGVEAGQLEALYHFCNGPAITSLRVRMPRNEAVVSSIADIIPPATFFEREIKEMFGIEVNGLAVTDHLFLPEDWPIGVYPQRADFTNEQAKAMEESHVDQMPEPGRVGENTFVVPIGPQHPALKEPGHFSFTVDGEIVTAAKMRLGYAHRGIEKAAESRSWVENLYLFERVCGICSHTHAMAFSTGVEQLAKVEVPMRAQAIRELVAGLERVHSHLLWLGVAAHEAGFDTLFMYSWRDRETVMDLLEQITGNRVNYSANLLGGVKCDIGEEQSKAIKEGLSYLETRIRHYLEVVTTDAMFLNRTRGIGTITAPEAERFGLLGPTARASGVMRDVRVEAPYGAYIRYPVSLVTETNGDLEARCVVRLKELLVSCFAMRSILDNMPDGPLTARMPRKIPAGETVARIEAPRGELFYFIKSNGGEIPARVHVRTPSLCNWVSVLEKAVGRQLADVPMLIAGMDPCFSCNDRVVTVVDSATQENWSWKRLREYGIEYYSR